A stretch of DNA from Halorubrum sp. BOL3-1:
CGGCTCTCTAAGGGCACGGCCGCCAGGTCGCCGGTGTACGAGTGGTCGACGACCGCCCCGCACACCTCCTCGATGAACGACTCCGGGTAGTTGCCGCGGCTCTGGAGGTACTCGCGAGTGACGCGCGCGCCGGCCTCCGCGTGAACGTCCTGTTCGGCCTCCAGCTTTGCGACGTCGTGAAAGACGGCGGCGACCCGGACCACGTCGACATCGGCGCCCTCCGCCTCGGCGATCTCGGTCGCGAGGTCGACGACGTTGAGAATGTGGTTGAAGCGGTACGACGACGAGTGCCACGGGTACCAGCGCATGCGGCCGCCGTCCTCCTCGCTCTCGACGCTGGCCGCGAGGTAGTCGCGGACGAACCCCTTCATTTCCTCGAAATCCTCGTCGCTCACCTCCGTTTGCTTAATTTCGACGCCCACGGGGACCACCTCGGGAGAAAAGATCGTGATTCATTACCGT
This window harbors:
- a CDS encoding HD domain-containing protein — protein: MVPVGVEIKQTEVSDEDFEEMKGFVRDYLAASVESEEDGGRMRWYPWHSSSYRFNHILNVVDLATEIAEAEGADVDVVRVAAVFHDVAKLEAEQDVHAEAGARVTREYLQSRGNYPESFIEEVCGAVVDHSYTGDLAAVPLESRCLIEADVLDKVGANGAVLMVLRMGYESRTHMDSAKMVDRVLQRASDHTERVVSETAESIAHQRIKRVKWIREWLEEEVSRMDSEGVTDR